The Cottoperca gobio chromosome 6, fCotGob3.1, whole genome shotgun sequence genome has a segment encoding these proteins:
- the LOC115009544 gene encoding UPF0606 protein KIAA1549 isoform X2, producing MAGLVSSVGLVVMLKALKHAHGQRALILGMTVLVTVIAADSPVAEESLLDSTQHPMGFLGHVPSSTGFKPLALPASHYTAFESPDSPGALPSIPEPNHEVRIGGISNFQWGRVASKNSKSFTASDLLAEEPHPLSTPSLSPSEHALESRPQFEAPAKLSTDWKLASTKSAKQSSSLSPTPTQSQLQPQSNISTASLSPSAFTRSTTPQLDLNSEQKATFSNQQNGASEQTLSIMTSFPTQPLEAPKLSFTDSAADDSTILDVNQLSPSSVPMGEPARDINMLPNPDEILAPGYNVPFIAPHPTSPSSEPTEVSPEDFYPTNTMEFDWGSGDYLETMSFLNADGEEYSLVTKVPSDSYDLEDYTESYDTSFPSRVGIFPSSLNPLHVSPSPSLTMAYNTITPLKSLHSSSLSSTIHYTLDPTPTANSDIPDASDIDWPDTFTIQPTDVLLPDMNSLEYYTTQLTKENNSSDTGAEHRENVTVLSISGTDITPTSSVTNDTKFSEDESSSDLSGFEPQEELTPVLTTEGTPQLVNASEPFLDPSIAPSHFFDPSSSVWGGQLSTTDWSGHTLTVGLTEAMLPSATLLLPDDVMSPSSLTDVHWFVTESFPSSTIHTTSVLTATIAFSPVPTEPAANTSMDTTELNPQDSPYTTTQSLNITLISTEPTSNVTVVPPVVLGDEGVTENGVDIAATMTLIPTSSEANTVSAEPTTPTATITSHQATTRTTATNEASTNVNVISATSGKTTTTAPTSRQYLCNHDRPAYLVKIGFPSGATVGYAKSQVRDILKGEFNKSVELQVVDPPPKFVFRVVSGPVVYTAISVINALRRSGRRFLSVSPNWTTPDNKYQVHTVLQFVPSHTDVRFCNFSESIEKGLTMAFAEVRRRSKESTNFTVHIVNITMAAPKNQEQRLVRQPVDMTFTVRGSRGYLMGSEVSNALMKLTMVEFSYYMGFPVLQIAEPFHYPELNTSQLLRSSWVRTVLMGVLDQKVGERTFQANMERRVAMLLGEATGLIRRVRRATLIGNSSVQVVSASRLVGADHPLEIVYFVEGPSGQRTPAAQTANLLNSLDVQRAAIVLGYRVQGILAQPVEKVASLPSDAENTNTWIVIGVVIPLLVVVVIISILYWKLCRTDKLEFQSDAMTSIQQRQKLQAPSVKGFDFAKLHLGQHSKDDVMVIQEAGPPGPGLGPLPLSLKDGLSPSENGEIPTPLSKTSTKASRSGRRRGRISPSDGDSVVSDHSSERESTEENLRAHATPSDSKQTRPPPMNGTNEQLSSASIFEHVDRMSRATDASRRLPNKIQLIAMQPMPIPPLQSPPFNGKLSDSNQITKEIQVALRHKSEIEHHRNKIRLRAKRKGHYDFPTMDDSTNGLGDAKDQDRIYQKAQTQIDKILDPDAQTPSFFMESKKSGRGRRSPKQRMKEQLIGGMMEADKDHLITEDSDAVYRKCPGVNNVAYVSDPDQGPGSPHSSLSPTDDVFLGPASSPPGHAPPPPPYMPPQPSIEEARQQMHSLLDDAFALVSPTSQGSTSGITLPGVNTNPPLSSPPGRGPRPWGPSYQALGPFPGRFTELSMSPPPIQGLIPRPGLGSCYLPPGETAGQCEQLQPDSLYSSRGLYADELPSSARPRPVGGTTGAQLHHLTQVGLSSRMNGYPAGIRAPPGQNGGLGWNHYHGDNFSRAEPEKDAFLDCPDYTSCSIFQTPRSGIREPLAPPVHLDTLGMGYLSAPPPQDTSPPTHSSASLIKAIREELMRLSQKQAAVPSYHS from the exons AAGAGTCTCTGTTGGACTCCACACAACACCCTATGGGATTTCTTGGGCATGTTCCAAGTTCAACAGGGTTCAAACCATTAGCCTTACCAGCCTCACATTATACTGCCTTTGAGAGCCCAGACTCACCTGGTGCCCTGCCATCCATTCCTGAACCGAACCATGAAGTTAGGATTGGAGGCATCTCAAATTTCCAGTGGGGACGTGTTGCTTCTAAAAACTCCAAATCCTTCACAGCAAGTGACCTCCTTGCAGAAGAACCACACCCACTTTCAACTCCATCATTAAGCCCCTCTGAACATGCATTGGAGTCTCGTCCACAATTTGAGGCACCAGCTAAACTCTCCACGGACTGGAAGTTGGCCAGCACAAAGTCTGCCAAGcaatcttcctctctctctccaactcCTACACAATCCCAGTTGCAGCCTCAGTCGAATATATCCACAGCATCATTAAGCCCCTCTGCTTTTACAAGGTCAACAACACCTCAGCTAGATCTTAATTCTGAGCAGAAAGCAACTTTCAGCAATCAGCAGAATGGTGCATCAGAGCAAACACTGTCAATCATGACCTCATTTCCTACTCAGCCTCTTGAGGCCCCTAAACTGTCTTTTACTGACTCTGCGGCAGATGATAGTACAATCCTGGACGTGAACCAGCTGAGCCCCAGCAGTGTCCCCATGGGGGAGCCAGCACGTGACATTAACATGCTACCCAACCCAGATGAGATTCTGGCCCCTGGCTACAATGTGCCTTTCATTGCCCCGCACCCTACATCACCTTCATCTGAACCCACTGAGGTCTCTCCAGAGGACTTCTATCCAACCAACACCATGGAGTTTGACTGGGGGTCTGGGGACTACTTGGAgacaatgtcatttttaaatgcagacgGAGAGGAGTACTCTCTGGTCACCAAGGTGCCCTCTGACTCGTATGATCTGGAGGACTATACAGAAAGCTATGACACATCCTTCCCTTCCAGAGTCGGCATATTCCCTTCGTCCTTGAATCCACTTCATGTCTCACCTTCTCCCAGCCTCACGATGGCGTACAACACCATTACCCCACTTAAATCCCTtcattcttcctctttgtcctctACAATTCACTATACGCTGGACCCTACTCCCACAGCTAACAGTGATATACCCGACGCATCGGACATAGATTGGCCCGATACTTTCACCATTCAACCGACAGATGTCCTCTTACCTGACATGAACAGCTTGGAGTACTACACCACTCAGTTGACCAAGGAGAACAACAGTTCAGACACtggagcagaacacagagagaacGTTACCGTGTTGTCCATCAGTGGTACAGACATCACACCCACAAGCAGCGTCACCAATGATACCAAATTTAGTGAGGATGAGTCCTCCAGTGATCTGTCAGGGTTTGAGCCTCAAGAAGAGCTAACCCCAGTATTAACCACAGAGGGGACTCCTCAGCTGGTCAATGCCTCTGAGCCTTTTCTGGATCCTTCTATAGCCCCAAGCCACTTTTTTGAtccctcttcttctgtctggGGAGGCCAGTTGTCCACCACCGATTGGTCTGGACATACTCTAACTGTTGGCCTAACTGAAGCTATGCTACCCAGTGCAACACTTTTGCTGCCAGATGATGTaatgtctccctcctctctgacaGATGTCCATTGGTTTGTTACAGAGTCATTCCCATCGAGTACTATACACACCACTTCAGTCTTAACTGCAACTATAGCCTTCTCCCCAGTTCCCACTGAACCTGCTGCCAACACCTCAATGGATACAACAGAATTAAATCCCCAAGACTCTCCTTATACAACCACACAATCTCTCAATATCACTTTAATTTCAACTGAACCCACATCTAATGTCACTGTGGTCCCTCCAGTTGTGTTGGGTGATGAGGGGGTGACTGAAAACGGAGTTGACATCGCAGCCACAATGACCTTGATCCCAACTAGCAGTGAAGCTAATACAGTCTCTGCTGAACCTACAACCCCAACTGCCACTATTACTTCTCATCAAGCCACAACTAGAACTACTGCCACCAATGAAGCCTCAACTAATGTCAACGTCATCTCTGCCACTAGCGGAAAGACCACAACTACAGCACCAACATCAAGACAGTACCTCTGCAACCATGACAGGCCTGCTTATTTAGTAAAAATTG GTTTTCCTTCCGGGGCCACTGTTGGATATGCTAAATCTCAAGTGAGAGACATACTGAAAGGGGAATTCAACAAGTCTGTGGAGCTGCAG GTTGTGGACCCCCCACCAAAGTTTGTGTTTCGAGTGGTGTCTGGTCCAGTTGTGTACACAGCCATATCTGTCATCAATGCTTTGCGAAGGTCTGGGCGTcgcttcctgtctgtgtctcccaACTGGACAACACCAGACAATAAATATCAAGTCCACACAg TGCTGCAGTTTGTTCCCAGTCACACAGATGTGCGGTTCTGCAACTTCAGTGAGAGCATTGAGAaaggtttgaccatggcctttGCCGAAGTGCGTCGGCGTTCAAAGGAGTCAACCAACTTTACAGTGCAT ATCGTAAACATCACAATGGCTGCTCCGAAAAATCAGGAACAACGGCTAGTGAGGCAGCCGGTGGACATGACTTTCACTGTGCGTGGTTCAAGGGGTTACCTgatggggtcagaggtcagcaaTGCTCTGATGAAGCTCACAATGGTGGAGTTCAGCTATTACATGGGTTTTCCTGTACTGCAGATTGCTGAGC CTTTCCATTATCCAGAGTTGAACACCAGCCAGTTGCTTCGCTCCTCCTGGGTTAGAACAG TGCTAATGGGTGTGCTGGACCAGAAAGTGGGTGAAAGGACCTTTCAAGCCAACATGGAGCGCCGGGTGGCCATGTTACTCGGGGAGGCAACGGGATTAATCAGACGTGTTAGGAGAGCCACCCTGATAGGCAACAGCAGTGTCCAG GTTGTTAGTGCGAGCCGGCTGGTGGGTGCGGACCATCCCTTGGAGATAGTGTATTTTGTGGAGGGTCCCAGTGGTCAGAGGACGCCTGCAGCTCAAACGGCCAACCTACTCAACAGCCTGGACGTTCAAAGGGCTGCCATCGTCTTGGGATATCGTGTCCAGGGCATTTTGGCACAGC CTGTAGAGAAGGTGGCGTCCTTACCCTCTGACGCTGAGAACACCAACACGTGGATCGTCATTGGGGTTGTGATTCCCCTCCTTGTGGTCGTCGTCATCATTTCCATCCTGTACTGGAAACTGTGTAGGACAGACAAGCTGGAGTTCCAGTCCGACGCCATGACCTCCATCCAGCAGAGACAGAAG TTGCAGGCTCCCAGTGTGAAAGGCTTCGACTTTGCCAAGCTGCACCTTGGCCAGCACAGTAAGGATGATGTCATGGTGATCCAGGAGGCTGGCCCGCCTGGGCCTGGCCTCGGGCCCCTCCCCCTTTCCCTTAAAGATGGCCTCAGTCCATCTGAGAACGGGGAGATCCCCACACCCTTATCCAAAACCTCCACCAAGGCATCCCGCAGCGGTCGAAGGCGAGGAAG GATCTCGCCGTCTGACGGGGACTCTGTGGTAAGTGACCATTCCAGTGAGCGGGAATCAACTGAGGAGAACCTGAGAGCCCACGCCACGCCCAGCGACAGCAAGCAGACCC GTCCTCCTCCTATGAATGGTACAAACGAGCAGCTGTCTTCAGCCTCCATCTTTGAACATGTTGATCGGATGTCTCGTGCCACAGATGCAAGCAGGAGACTTCCCAACAAAATCCAGCTTATCGCCATGCAGCCCATGCCTATCCCACCTCTGCAGAGCCCACCCTTCAATGGCAAACTGTCTGACAGCAACCAAATCACCAAAGAG ATCCAGGTAGCATTGAGGCACAAGTCAGAGATTGAGCACCATCGTAACAAGATACGTCTGCGTGCCAAGAGGAAGGGCCACTACGACTTCCCCACCATGGATGACTCGACGAATGGCCTTGGAGATGCAAAGGACCAGGATCGCATCTATCAGAAAGCGCAGACACAGATCGATAAGATCCTGGACCCGGATGCCCAGACGCCCTCCTTCTTCATGGAATCCAAGAAAAG tgGTCGAGGTAGGCGCTCCCCCAAACAGAGGATGAAGGAGCAGCTCATTGGAGGAATGATGGAGGCAGACAAAGATCACCTCATCACTGAAGACAGTGATGCAGTTTACAGAAAGTGTCCTGGAGTCAACAATGTGGCCTACGTG TCGGACCCTGACCAAGGCCCAGGATCCCCTCACAGTAGCCTCTCCCCCACCGATGACGTCTTCCTAGGTCCCGCTTCCTCTCCGCCAGGCCAtgcccctcccccacccccctaCATGCCTCCACAGCCCTCCATTGAGGAGGCGCGGCAGCAGATGCACTCCCTGCTGGACGATGCTTTTGCCCTAGTGTCTCCCACCTCTCAGGGCAGCACGTCAGGGATCACTCTCCCAGGGGTCAACACCAACCCCCCTCTCTCCAGCCCTCCAGGTCGCGGCCCCAGACCTTGGGGTCCCTCCTACCAAGCTCTTGGCCCTTTCCCTGGT AGGTTCACTGAGCTGAGCATGTCCCCTCCTCCCATCCAAGGCCTGATACCAAG GCCGGGCCTTGGCTCTTGCTACCTGCCACCAGGAGAAACAGCCGGGCAATGTGAGCAGCTGCAGCCAGACAGCCTGTACTCCAGCAGGGGCCTCTACGCTGATGAGCTGCCCTCATCTGCCAGACCGCGGCCAGTAGGGGGAACTACAG gtgcccAGCTCCATCATCTTACACAGGTGGGCTTGTCCAGCCGGATGAATGGTTACCCAGCAGGCATCAGGGCGCCTCCAGGTCAAAACGGAGGCCTTGGCTGGAACCACTACCATGGTGACAATTTCTCCAGGGCGGAGCCTGAAAAAGATGCA TTCCTGGACTGTCCTGACTACACGTCCTGCTCTATCTTCCAGACGCCCAGAAGTGGTATCAGGGAGCCTTTGGCACCCCCTGTCCACCTAGACACCTTGGGGATGGGCTATCTGTCAGCCCCACCTCCCCAGGATACATCTCCTCCTACCCACTCCTCCGCCTCCCTGATCAAGGCCATCAGAGAGGAGCTGATGCGTCTCTCCCAGAAACAGGCAGCTGTGCCCAGCTACCACAGCTGA